A stretch of bacterium DNA encodes these proteins:
- a CDS encoding SRPBCC family protein: protein MAEITCTRDIAAEPGAVWAVLADFGAISGWTSNVEHSCLMSEQAEGVGTVRRVQVGRSSLVERVVDWSPGVTLAYSIEGLPPVIRSVANTWSLRETTRGTRVSLTSRVNAGPRPPQQLIAGIVARRLAKASETMLAGLDRHMTKTAGAGR from the coding sequence ATGGCCGAGATCACCTGCACCAGAGACATAGCCGCCGAACCGGGGGCGGTGTGGGCCGTGCTGGCCGACTTCGGCGCCATAAGCGGGTGGACATCCAACGTCGAACACTCTTGTCTGATGAGTGAGCAGGCTGAGGGCGTCGGCACCGTGCGCCGGGTGCAGGTGGGCCGCTCCTCGCTGGTGGAGCGGGTCGTCGACTGGTCGCCGGGGGTAACGCTGGCCTACTCCATCGAAGGTCTCCCGCCGGTGATCCGATCGGTGGCCAACACCTGGTCGTTGCGGGAAACGACACGGGGGACCCGGGTTTCGCTGACCAGCCGGGTCAACGCCGGGCCTCGACCGCCTCAGCAGTTGATCGCCGGGATTGTGGCCCGGCGATTGGCCAAAGCTTCGGAGACCATGCTCGCCGGACTCGATCGGCACATGACCAAAACCGCAGGAGCGGGCCGATGA
- a CDS encoding type 1 glutamine amidotransferase domain-containing protein: MLDIGKPTGVFSSEMTVPYYAFLDAGMEVHVASPSGGEIPVEPQSLKPVIRTEADDRFMADDDLRQKVTESLAIGDLDMADYDIVYLAGGWGAAFDFGFSEDLGTQVTEANQLGRVIGGVCHGPLGLLRAKGANGEPLVKDRRVTGVTDKQVHELGIESTPYHPETELRRAGAIFESTTRFRDTFANHWVVDGNLVTGQNQNAAPMVAREMMQLVTKALHEAWRQSPNRKSRSRHV, from the coding sequence ATGCTCGACATCGGCAAGCCCACCGGAGTGTTCTCCAGCGAGATGACCGTGCCCTACTACGCCTTCTTGGACGCCGGCATGGAGGTACACGTGGCCAGCCCGTCCGGCGGCGAGATCCCCGTCGAACCCCAGTCGCTGAAGCCGGTGATCCGCACCGAGGCCGACGACCGGTTCATGGCCGATGACGACCTACGCCAGAAGGTCACCGAGTCGCTGGCCATCGGCGATCTCGACATGGCCGACTACGACATCGTGTACTTGGCTGGAGGATGGGGGGCGGCCTTCGACTTCGGCTTCTCGGAGGACCTCGGCACCCAAGTCACCGAGGCCAATCAGCTCGGCCGGGTGATCGGCGGCGTCTGCCACGGACCGCTCGGCCTACTGCGGGCCAAAGGTGCCAACGGTGAGCCGCTGGTGAAGGACCGGCGGGTGACCGGGGTGACCGACAAGCAGGTACACGAACTCGGCATCGAGAGCACTCCCTATCATCCCGAGACCGAACTGCGCCGAGCTGGGGCCATCTTTGAGAGCACCACCCGGTTCCGCGACACCTTTGCCAACCACTGGGTGGTCGACGGCAACCTGGTCACCGGCCAGAACCAGAACGCCGCTCCCATGGTGGCCCGGGAAATGATGCAACTCGTCACGAAGGCCCTTCACGAAGCCTGGCGTCAATCCCCTAATCGGAAATCAAGGTCCAGGCACGTCTGA
- a CDS encoding MBL fold metallo-hydrolase produces MPAKEWSCAWPEAGRCPPFLAAVLITHLHSDHICDLNDVITTHLAMTGGNGALAVFGPVGTAQLLERQIHTLEADIS; encoded by the coding sequence ATGCCGGCCAAGGAGTGGTCATGCGCATGGCCGGAGGCGGGTCGATGTCCCCCCTTCCTGGCCGCGGTTCTGATCACACATCTGCATAGCGACCACATCTGCGATCTCAACGACGTGATCACCACCCACTTGGCCATGACCGGAGGGAACGGCGCGCTCGCCGTATTCGGACCGGTGGGCACAGCGCAGCTTTTGGAGCGCCAAATTCATACCCTGGAGGCTGATATCAGCTAA
- a CDS encoding aspartyl protease family protein, producing MGTFALPIRVAGMDGGESREIEAIVDTGAAYTTLPGRLLRDMGVAPIGQRRFLLADGRRAVMEYGRAWVTVEGEREVTLVVFGEDEGPVLLGAYTLEGLALAVDPVEQRLVPTQLILYRLAS from the coding sequence GTGGGAACCTTTGCACTGCCCATTCGAGTTGCTGGCATGGACGGCGGGGAGTCCAGGGAGATCGAGGCGATCGTTGACACTGGTGCCGCTTACACCACCCTGCCCGGCCGGTTGCTACGCGATATGGGAGTGGCGCCCATTGGCCAACGCCGATTTCTGTTGGCCGACGGCCGACGGGCAGTCATGGAATACGGGCGAGCATGGGTGACGGTGGAGGGGGAAAGAGAAGTGACCCTGGTGGTATTCGGCGAGGACGAAGGCCCGGTACTGCTGGGGGCCTACACCCTTGAGGGCCTAGCCCTCGCGGTCGACCCGGTCGAACAGCGGCTGGTTCCCACCCAGCTCATCTTGTATCGACTCGCCAGCTGA
- a CDS encoding ATP-binding cassette domain-containing protein, whose amino-acid sequence MLIELDHRPGSIGRGKTSFMNGVGGLTPANGRVEIYGTEVSRLAAHRRHRHRLGRAFQAATLFPDLTVRETVQVALERRLPTRFWPAALALPPGVRRERRQVRAADDLIGFFGLGDYADKFVAELSTGTRRIVELACLVAGGSHLLCLDEPTAGVAQREAEALVPLLHGVRRELDASVLLIEHDMPLVMSISDRIYGLDAGEVIAQGTIAVAAGVEEIFSARNAGIHEDHLFVVGRGCRLLVGLVGGDEQVGPLLARHFGLGDLDNPVDHGVGDRPVGKPPLNEEPVLLPARPLRLGQPHRKKSTNGRLCARAEIAPLPTRTRRVLSDPCGDHLT is encoded by the coding sequence GTGCTCATTGAACTCGATCACCGGCCGGGTTCAATCGGTCGTGGCAAGACCTCGTTCATGAACGGGGTGGGCGGCTTGACTCCCGCCAACGGCCGAGTGGAGATCTACGGGACCGAAGTGAGCCGGCTGGCCGCTCATCGCCGCCACCGGCATCGCCTGGGACGGGCCTTCCAGGCCGCCACCCTGTTCCCCGATCTCACCGTGCGAGAGACGGTGCAGGTGGCGCTGGAGCGGCGCCTGCCCACTCGGTTCTGGCCTGCGGCCCTGGCTCTGCCTCCCGGTGTTCGCCGCGAACGGCGACAGGTCAGGGCGGCTGACGACCTGATCGGCTTCTTCGGACTCGGCGACTACGCCGACAAGTTTGTCGCCGAGCTGTCCACCGGCACCCGGCGGATCGTAGAGCTGGCCTGTTTGGTGGCAGGCGGATCCCACCTGCTCTGTCTCGACGAGCCCACCGCCGGGGTGGCCCAACGGGAAGCCGAGGCCCTGGTGCCGCTGTTGCACGGGGTGCGCCGGGAACTCGACGCGTCGGTGCTGTTGATCGAGCACGACATGCCGCTGGTGATGTCGATCAGCGACCGGATCTATGGCCTGGACGCCGGAGAGGTGATCGCCCAGGGGACAATTGCAGTAGCCGCTGGGGTCGAAGAGATCTTCTCGGCTCGTAACGCCGGGATCCATGAGGACCACCTGTTCGTTGTCGGTCGGGGTTGCCGGCTCCTTGTTGGTCTTGTCGGGGGTGATGAACAGGTCGGGCCGTTGCTCGCCAGACACTTCGGCCTGGGCGATCTCGACAATCCGGTCGATCATGGCGTCGGTGACCGCCCGGTCGGCAAACCCCCGCTCAATGAAGAACCCGTTCTCCTCCCAGCTCGCCCGCTGCGCCTCGGTCAACCCCATCGAAAGAAATCTACCAACGGTCGATTATGCGCACGAGCAGAGATCGCTCCCCTACCAACTAGAACCCGGCGTGTACTGTCCGATCCATGTGGAGACCATTTGACGTGA